One Leptolyngbya sp. SIO1E4 genomic window, TCGACATCAATCCTCAGCTGACAGCACAACTAAAGCAGCTTAGAGCAGAGTTACCTGTATCGGATAACTGGAATCAATCGCAGCCTATTGATAAGACTCAATGGATTGAGCGACTCCGTCAAGTAATGATTGAGCATCGAAATATTGGTCATAATTGGCGATTTACTAATGAGCAAAAGCAGCAGCTAGAGCGCTACTACAATGCCAATAAATTCCTTGTTGACTTGATGAAGATTGAAGGTGCCATCAGTGACGATGTTCGTGTCGAAATTGAAGATACTCTTTTATTACCTTGGGCAGAACTCCAGCGCCTTCAAGCATATGTTTATGGTGACTTATGCTAGCTAAAGTTATTATCCAAAATTCTTGATTTTCTACTGCAGTGTTTCGGATAGATTTTGAGCTCCAGTGACGATTCCTAATCTCCATACTTTAAATCATAATTCAACTAAATTCGCATTCATTTTAATTATGAGTCAATGTAGTCTAGAATCGTCAAGGCTCCTTAAGAGACAGATGATGTAGGAGAGTTCAAAATCTGAATGCATACATTCGTATTTATTAGGTAGATAATTGAATTTCTTCCCTATCCTCAAAAGGAAATTGCTCTGGGTATCTTAAAGGTTCACCTTCCCAACTGCCAATAACCTCTTATAGTGTTTCTTCTGCTTTCAGAGAGCTGTCTCTACAACTTTAAGTGGGATCGGCTCTGTCAGCAAAGCCGCTCTCTCAAATGTTTTTCGGTGGTTTAAGATCGGCTCAGTGCCAACATCGGGAGCTGCAGAGAGATGTGTGATCTCGCCTCAATGCCTAAGGCAGAGCTGCATCTTCATTTAGAAGGCGCGCCTCGCTGGTCTACCTTGCGCACGGCACTGCAGCAGCATTACGGCATCGAGTTGCCCAGCCGCCCGCCCTGGTATGCCCCTGATTTTCGGTTTGCGCATTTTGGGGAATTTCAAAGGCTGTTTCAGCAATATGTTCATCCCTGGTTGCAGACGCCCTCGGGCTATCAAGCACTGATTCAGGATGTGGTGGATGGCTTACTGGTGCAAAACATTCGCTATGCCGAAATAGATTTTTACGCGCCCCTGGTGGAACAGGTGGGGGCATCGCTCGATCGCGTCTTGGAGTTGCTGGAAGCAGAGGTGGCGCGGGCGAGATCGCAGGGCTGTGTCCTCCGTATCTTTGTCGGTCTGAATCGTCATCATGGGGTTGACACTGCCGTTCACTGGGTGCAGAAAACTCGCTCAGCGTCCGTGATATCGGGGTTTGATTTGCACGGGGATGAGGTCGGCTGGCCTGCGGATCAGTTTAAACCTGCGTTTGA contains:
- a CDS encoding adenosine deaminase family protein; protein product: MCDLASMPKAELHLHLEGAPRWSTLRTALQQHYGIELPSRPPWYAPDFRFAHFGEFQRLFQQYVHPWLQTPSGYQALIQDVVDGLLVQNIRYAEIDFYAPLVEQVGASLDRVLELLEAEVARARSQGCVLRIFVGLNRHHGVDTAVHWVQKTRSASVISGFDLHGDEVGWPADQFKPAFDLAREAGKRVKVHAGEMTGPENIRLAVENLGIDQIGHGTSAIQDPGVVALLRDRAVTVEMCPTSNERLRNVASYQAHPIFDLDAAGVAVTVNSDDPTFFGLTLTDELSRLMTARQATIADLKRWTRNALRQAILDEVTRARFMAELEAWSPGFGQKSSDLDPRCGLGLK